A genomic segment from bacterium encodes:
- a CDS encoding type II secretion system F family protein, which yields MPGFILALWPLAKRLSVHTQRLPLPGVRERYAHQIERAGLKFELTADVFLVLKIAGVLVMTGLGLIVVAMTIHNGLLLLALIFVGFVGPDLWLSSAIRKQELACTKALPGFLDLLALSVEAGMGFDAAVLRLTQTLKSGPLTWRLQTYLRSMSLGKSRSEALKETARKMDLPDFTSFANAVAQATDTGASLGPVLRAESADLLERRFQRAEKSAYELSVKMLFPLFVFIFPATFIMILGPMYFQFMSSGAAGSL from the coding sequence GCCGTTGCCCGGCGTCAGGGAGCGGTACGCGCATCAAATCGAACGGGCCGGCCTTAAGTTCGAGTTGACCGCCGATGTGTTTCTGGTCCTGAAGATTGCCGGAGTCCTGGTCATGACCGGGCTCGGACTCATCGTCGTCGCCATGACGATCCACAACGGGCTGCTGCTCCTGGCTCTTATCTTCGTGGGATTTGTCGGCCCGGATCTCTGGCTGTCGTCGGCAATTCGCAAACAGGAGCTCGCCTGCACGAAGGCGCTGCCCGGCTTTCTTGATCTGCTGGCCCTTTCGGTGGAAGCCGGGATGGGCTTTGACGCCGCGGTGCTGAGACTGACCCAGACGCTCAAGTCCGGTCCGTTGACGTGGCGGCTCCAGACGTACTTGCGAAGCATGAGCCTGGGCAAGTCGCGATCCGAGGCGTTGAAGGAGACAGCCCGGAAGATGGACCTGCCGGATTTCACGTCCTTTGCCAACGCCGTGGCCCAGGCTACCGACACCGGGGCCAGCCTGGGGCCGGTGTTGCGGGCAGAGTCGGCGGACCTGCTGGAGCGGCGTTTCCAGCGGGCCGAGAAGTCGGCGTACGAGTTGTCAGTCAAGATGCTCTTTCCGCTGTTCGTCTTCATCTTCCCGGCCACGTTCATCATGATCCTCGGCCCGATGTACTTCCAATTCATGTCGTCCGGTGCAGCGGGGTCGCTCTAA